The nucleotide window GCCGCCCTCGTCGTAGACGGGAACACCGGCGAAAATGGGGACTGTACCACAGCGAATCCGATGAGCTGTTTCGAGGGACTGTCCCCTTTTTCGCCCCACTGCAGCAGTCACGAGCGCAGGTGCGTCGGCTGCGTGGCCCTCGACGTCGCTACCGGGGAGTTGCACGGGTTTGCCGCCAAAGCGGTCCTGCTGGCGACCGGCGGATATGGCCGTCTCTTCGCCCGCTCTACCAATGCTGTCATCAACACCGGAGACGGCACGGCCTTGGCGTTTTCGGCCGGGGTGGCGCTGGAGGACATGGAGTTCGTACAGTTTCACCCCACAACGCTCTTTGGCACCAACATCTTGATATCTGAGGGCGCGCGTGGCGAAGGCGGCGTCTTGGTCAACGCCCGGGGCGACCGCTTCATGCGGGACTATGCAGCCAAGGCGATGGAGCTTGCGCCGCGCGACATCGTGGCACGGGCGATTCAGACCGAGATTGACGCGGGACGCGGTTTCGACGGCGGCTATGTGCTTCTCGACCTGACTCATCTTGGTCCCGACAAGGTCAAGGAACGGCTGCCCGGCATCCGTCAGATTTCCATTGACTTCGCCGGGCTCGACCCCATCGAGAAGCCCATACCCGTCCAGCCGGGGCAACACTACTCGATGGGTGGCGTCGCAACCGACAACGATGGTCGGACTTCGCTTCCCGGCCTCTACGCTGCCGGTGAATGCGCCTGCGTGTCCGTGCACGGCGCGAATCGCCTTGGTGGGAACTCGCTGCTTGAGACCCTCGTATTCGGCCGCCGGGCAGGCGCGGCGATGGCGCAGTATGCGGCGCGAGTCGAGCCGCCCGGGTCTGAAGTCGTGCAGGTGAAGCTCCGGTCCGAGAGAGAGCGGGTTGACCGGTTGCGCAGCCGGAGCGGAGGCGTTCGTGCGGCTCAAGTCAGGCAGGAACTCCAGACGACGATGTTCCGTGACTTCGGGATATTCAGGGAAGAGAAGCAGATGCGCCGCGGTCTTGACCGGCTGGCCGTTCTTCGCGGGGAATCACGCCGGGTCAGTCTGAGCAGCCGTGAACCCAGATACAACTTCGGCCTCGTCGCCGCGCTTGAACTGGAGGCGATGATGCTGATCGCAGAGCCAGTGGCGCTGGGAGCGCTCGCAAGAGAAGAGAGCCGCGGCTCCCACGCTCGAACTGACTTCACCAAGCGCGACGATGCCAAGTTCCTCAAACATACCATGGCCTGCTTTGTCGACGGCAGGACGGTGCTTGAACACAAGCCTGTAAGCATTACGCAATTCCCGGTGAGGGAGCGGACCTACTGATGAGGTTGAAGGTCTATCGATCTGGACACGACACGAGCTCACACTTCGACTTGTTCGAACTAGTGGCGGTGCCCGGTGCTACCGTTCTATCGCTGCTGTTCGATGCTCGTGACCGGTACGACGATTCGTTGGCCTTCCGATACTCGTGCCGCGGGGCGGTCTGCGGCAGTTGCGCGATGCTCATCAACAACGTGCCGCGACTGGCTTGCCGAACTCAGGTCGAACCCTTACTGGGAAGGGGTCCCAGTGGTCAAGGGTTCCAGGGTTCCGGCCGGCCCGGACCCTCGGACCCCAGAACCCCAGAACCCGATGAGGTGCTGGTCGAGCCGCTCCCGCATCTGCCGGTCTTGAAGGACCTTGTCGTTGACATGACGAAGTTCTTTGTTTTCTTGCGGGAGGTGCAGCCCGTGCTTCGCCCGGCCAGGGAGGCACCCGGACGCGAATACCGGATGGAACCATCAGCGGCGAGAGAACTCGAACGCTACACCAACTGTATCCTCTGCGGCGCATGTTACGGGGCTTGCCCGGTTTGTGGTGAGAATCCCGAGTACCTGGGGCCGGCCGCGCTCGCGCAGCTCTACCGTTTCCACATCGACCCGCGCGAAGCCCGTGACGGTTCGCGTCTCGCACTAGCCGACAAGCCCGACGGCTGGTGGGCCTGCCGGTTCTACGCGAATTGCCGTGATGTATGTCCTAAGGGAGTGCCGCCAAACCTGGCCATCGGCCGGGCGCGGCAGGAGCTGAAACCGAGAAACCCTCACCCTTGCCCTCTCCCAGAGGGAGAGGGAAGGGGGCAGGGCCCTAACGTGGGAGGAGAGGCCGATGTCGAGAACTGAGCGGGATGCCCTTGGTGAATGGAGAAAATGGGGACTGCACCGGATTGCGGCCGAGTCCTCTCGACCGGGGGCTGTCCCCATTTTCTGAGGCAGAGACGAGATGTCGAGAACTGAAAGAGATGC belongs to bacterium and includes:
- a CDS encoding succinate dehydrogenase/fumarate reductase iron-sulfur subunit, with the translated sequence MRLKVYRSGHDTSSHFDLFELVAVPGATVLSLLFDARDRYDDSLAFRYSCRGAVCGSCAMLINNVPRLACRTQVEPLLGRGPSGQGFQGSGRPGPSDPRTPEPDEVLVEPLPHLPVLKDLVVDMTKFFVFLREVQPVLRPAREAPGREYRMEPSAARELERYTNCILCGACYGACPVCGENPEYLGPAALAQLYRFHIDPREARDGSRLALADKPDGWWACRFYANCRDVCPKGVPPNLAIGRARQELKPRNPHPCPLPEGEGRGQGPNVGGEADVEN
- a CDS encoding FAD-binding protein; translation: MSLHTHDIVIIGGGLAGLRAAIAAHDAGCDVAIISKVHPLRSHSVAAQGGINAALGNAPGGEHDRWEDHAFDTVKGSDYLADQDAVEVLCREAPAAVFEMEHMGTVFSRLPDGRIAQRPFGGAGFPRTCYAADRTGHNLLHTLYQQLMTRGITLYEEFYVAALVVDGNTGENGDCTTANPMSCFEGLSPFSPHCSSHERRCVGCVALDVATGELHGFAAKAVLLATGGYGRLFARSTNAVINTGDGTALAFSAGVALEDMEFVQFHPTTLFGTNILISEGARGEGGVLVNARGDRFMRDYAAKAMELAPRDIVARAIQTEIDAGRGFDGGYVLLDLTHLGPDKVKERLPGIRQISIDFAGLDPIEKPIPVQPGQHYSMGGVATDNDGRTSLPGLYAAGECACVSVHGANRLGGNSLLETLVFGRRAGAAMAQYAARVEPPGSEVVQVKLRSERERVDRLRSRSGGVRAAQVRQELQTTMFRDFGIFREEKQMRRGLDRLAVLRGESRRVSLSSREPRYNFGLVAALELEAMMLIAEPVALGALAREESRGSHARTDFTKRDDAKFLKHTMACFVDGRTVLEHKPVSITQFPVRERTY